The genomic region AAATCCTTTTATCTGCCgaacaaacaaaaacagaatATAAAAAGTCACGACGGAATAAAATTTActagaataatattaaattaacaacACAGATAACATAATTCCTTCACACTGATCACTCGTTTCATAAAAGGATCTCTAACTAGATAAAATAAGAGGCAAACAAAGAAACCCATAGTAGAATGGGTAACCCTTATTCTCAAACACAAAGTGGTTAATTAACAACACGAGTAGAAAGATGATAGATCTATCATCTTCTATCAAAGcactcttaattaattttttaaaattaacaatgtTTGGTGCAGAAGCATCTGCGACGGAAGCCACGGCAGTGTCCTCCAGTGAAACGTTCGGTTCGGCAAACAGAGCCACAGTTGGTGTCACTCAAACATGGCCCCTTGAAACGGTGGCTCTGAGACTCACAAGTTCTTGCTTCTGCCACCATTGTTGGCCCCATCATCTCTGCTCAAGTCATAAACCAACACAAGTTATTAACAATTTGACACTACCAAGTTGATGTACcacaaatttgattttctttaacaaatcatcagaaagagataaaagtaaaataatgaaGAAGCTAGGTATCgcacaaatttttaatataaattaaaataaactttacccatcttaacttttttttaaaagatttctcatttaaatttgtaatattcaacatttttttatcataaaaaagtcTTCACTACACGATTTTGTAActtggaaattaaaaattatatgtaagaGAGAAGTCAATTTAACTGAACCTTAACATGGTAGCGtcaggatatatatatatattaaacactTGATGGTACAATTAGGAAACCTCGTACACTAAAATATTACATACAAGAAATATtgatcaagaaaaataaaatattacacacAAGTACGTGAAGAAATTAAGGTGTAAGAACAGTAGCTAATAGCTTGTTAACTAACTAAGATCACAATAAAAGAAACCCAAAAGTGTAGATATTAATTAGCGTCAAGAAAGAAAGGCCTACCAGTGGCCACCAGAAGCAGAAGCAAGACAAAAATGGTTGAAACCAAAGGCACGGAGCGAGACATGTGTGAGAGTAACAAAGTTCCAAGAAAGACTGAACAAGCCGGAGTTGGTAGCAAAATGCAACAGAAGCTAGTGTCTCTTATATAGAGCAATAAAAGTAATCAAGGTAAAAATTATCAAGTAaacaaatgatattttttactttgCATTAAGACatcgtttgtttgtttttttcaaaGTTTACATCATGATGCTGTAGATACAAATGAATGATCCAGAAAAAAGGTGATTACTCGACTCGGTGCATTATTGACAAGTGCTGGCAATAGCAGTGCCTTTATTGCTTTAGATAATCTTTTTGACAAAAGACGTATGGACCAGCTTTAGTTTGTGTCTAAATTTGCTACTTCACGTTTTTTTAACAATTGAGGACTCATCAGTACACGTATGCTCATTTTCCTTATTCTCTGGCATATCACATGGGCTGGTTAGGCCTTTAAGGTGGGTCCCACGGAGCTTTACCTATACAATGTTTTATTAAACGACGtgtttttaataaatgaaattaatatactTACTGAtgcacttttttatatttatatttatcaatataCTTTGTTTCTGTACTTCTATTTCAcatttcttcatattttttattttttaattatttaattgttttttcctttttatttatttattgtatttcttGTTTCCTGATatatttgcattttcatttttgcagcgaccattctttcattctttttttccattttccGTGAGTTCTCTAACTCTAATTAGTATCTCTTTGTTCTCTCTTCTATTTATTCTCtccattttctaatttttattttccacCATAGTTGCATACGCATAATAATCCTTAGTAAGTTTTCATTTCACTTCCCATCTTCTATGTTTTTTACATATATTGTGTATGATTTgtatgattgatgattgaagcattttttgtttttttagtacttttccctccctttttttttgttttttgtgttccTCAGTCTTATTTGATTGTGGTTGAgtattgttctttctttgcaaaACAAAAGCTTTGATTTTTATCTTCAAACTCCATAAATACATGTTCGTGTGCTTGCTTTCTCTGTcaaagcttaaatttttttgtgttcctgAGCCTTCTCCAATGTTGTTTTTTCTTGGTTTTCTCGCATTTTGGGTTCAGATCTGTAGCATTGGGTATCTTTGTGACCAACAGCAACAACGGAGAAAACAAATAGTCTCCGACATTTGGAGGGCAGGTTTGTGATgtatttcatttttccaaaaagCTTCGATTTTGTATGCGTTTTTTTTccggttttttgttttttcactgcatgttcattgtttcttctaaaacttcatttttatctcaaaaagcttctatttttatctcCAAACTCCATGAACACAAGTTCATTTTCTTGCTTTATCTCAAAAAGCTTTGTTTTTTGCCTCTATCCCTCTTGATGTGGTTTTGATGTGTTTCGTTTTCCCTCTCCGTCTTCTTCtacgttttctttttttacctctatatatttgcatttgtatgtgttttttttgttttttgttttgcactGCATGTTCATTGTTACTTCTAAAGCTACGATTTTTTCCTCCAAAAAGCTTTGATTTTTGGGTTATGACGctacaaaatattgattttttttctcagccTTATATATCTGCGGTTGAGTATTGTTCTTCCTTTGCATTTGGTGTTTCTTTTGTTctgtctttattttgttttgttagttCTCGCAAtgaaaaagatttaattttttgttgttcctGCACCATGTTGACCTTTTTGGTGTTCTTGAACATTCTTCACCATTCTTCGTTTTCTTTGTAGGAGaaagtttcattttctttgcTCACGATGCTGACGTGGACGCATCCGTGCTTACGTTTGGCAATGTCAAGAGCCTTCATTCCTGCCCAAAAACGTCGGTGTCAGCctccatttattatttttattaattaattaatattaatgattttttgttaattttaattttattgtgcaTTTAATACTTTTTGTCTTTTGTTACAATGcgtttattcatttatttccattgtaaatgtaaatatgtaacaattaattatttgtattttgttcCTAAAACGTTTACTTTTCTAATGCGTTTGTCTGTTCCCAAGACTTGCCTTTCCAATGCGTTTTTCTTTACCTTTCCAATGCACTTTTCTATTCCCAAGACTTGCCTTTCCAATGCGCTTTTCTGTCATGGTGCTTTTAGTcatcattataataaattaattattttaaaatttaaatgttaacataagattaattttcaaacgaataataaataaataattaataaatatattatattattatgtgtCAGTCGCTCTTATTATTTTAACCATAACGATGTCTAGGGTGCGAAAGTGAAACTACTTTCGCACCCTAAGAAAGTttgacatttaaaaaattaagcaatGCGAACCGTCCGATTAGTGAAAAACAAATCTAATGGTccttattttttccttgctacCGGTAGTAAATGGATGCCTAGACTTGTGTGTCTGCTGTCCCCCCATGCGTGATTGAAGTTCCAAAGCATCCCTCGACTACTTTTTCTGCTTTCCCCAAAAGCTTTTTTCAAAAGCAAACGAAACAATCTTTTGAAAAACCACAGCCCCCTTCTGAAAAACCACAGCCGGCAATTTAGAGATTATTGCGATACCATAGCAGAAGTCGTGATTCAACCAGAGCGTTGTCTTCGTCGCGGTAAAATGATCAAAGCAGAGCGTTGTGTCCATTGAGGATGACTAAAACAGAGGACAAAAGAAAGCCCAGGTTGGTGGAACTTTGGGTGCAGATCCGCAACCTCCCTTTCCTTTTGCATGTGTTTGTTTGGACTAGGTTGGCGATGGTATCGTTGCTGACCTTAGTCGGTATTCGTTTTTAGGGTTTTAGTTCGGTTGAGTTGTCCTTTATATTGAACTAGTTGTTATTATGGTTTTGCGAATGATGTCCGTTTTGCAAATTGTGTTGGGCGAATGTTGTAATGGGTAGTGTGTTGTTAAGTGTTGTAGTTTTTCACATGGATGTTGTATGGTTTGCGAAATATATTTTAGGAAGGCTGAAGTGGTGAAGTACAATTGTCACTGAATAGCAGtcctaataagaaaaataatcgtTCGTTTGTTGTGGAAATAAGAAAGTTCACCCTTTGAAGgtgatgaagaaagaaaaatagcagttgtttggtattttatttttgtgtttgtgatGCCAAAAAATTGATATGCAAATATTAGACAAATATATGCAAATATTAGAAAAACTATCTTTcgtttgtttttgtgttttgtgtatgtGATTATAGCAATGGTTTTAGTTTGGTTGAGTAGTctgttttgttgtttggttgTTATTGTGGTGTTTTGATTCATGTTTCTTTTGCAGTTTGGGTTGCCTGAATGTTGTACcgttttgatttttgttgttaTATTATGTGTTGTAGTTTTGAAGATGCATGTCGTTTGTTGTGGACAATTTAGAAGGAAAAATTGTATAAAGTTGTTAGATGTGAATATTTTCATGGGATAAAGAGTTATCTATCAATTTAGTGTAGTTGTCGGTGTCTCTGCGTAGTGGTGCCATGGAAAGGAGTTCGTCATCGTACACCTCTGAGGCCCGAAGTCGCGTGTTTTGTCCGTGTAACATAGAGGCTCCACTAGTGACATCGTGGACTGAGGAAAATCCAGGGAGGCGTTTTTATGGTTGTGGTCTATACAAGGTAAGGAATATTAATTTGGTGcatgtgaaaaaaaatgaattcggTAGGGATTGATTTATGTGTTAATTGTTGATTGTTATTGGTTATGTTGGGCATGTAAGATACAGGCAGGAAATGGTGTAATTTTTTTCAGTGGCTTGATCCAATTGGCAACAATCGTCAAAAGAAGATCATTGTAGGCTTGATGAAGGAGGTTGATGAATTGAAGTTGAGGGAAAAGGGTTTGCAAAGCAGGATTAGTGACATGAAGATGAAGGAAAAATGTTTATGGATTGTATTGGTTGTTTGTTGGGTCTGTATTTGCTTCTTATTGTGTTTATTATGTAGCAGAGGAGTGTAATTTGATAATGTAGGAGGGGGGAATGTAATTAGGCAAAtggtttttggttttttgtAATGTGCACTGTAATTGTGGAATTGTTGAATTGTGTAATTGTAGCTTAAGCATTTTATGAACACCACTTGAGGCATGTACAACTGAAGTTGTCCATTTGGCATAATACAAACCAAGTAACTAATATTTGTACATAGTAATGaatcaaattaagtttttaataaaaacatattttgttaaattagaatttttatacaTAGTAAAATTGTTTACTTATACCAAGAATGAATAAGAAATCATGATAATTGTGACatttttgtatataattattataaaaagattATATGGTATTTAGATAGTGAGGtagcataaaaaaattcatgtgtTGTAGAGTTGCTAAAGTTGGTAATAATGGGAAGTTCAAAAAAGTTTAATAAGATGGCTGATATAACAAAATTCGAACTGGTGCGTAGGGCCCAAAAATGCAAAGAAAGGCAACGGGCCCAACAAATGAAAAGAAACCCAATGTGCAAATAGCAAAGTGTTGACTACGGCCCAACGAATGCAAAGAAAGCCAATGGGCCCAATACGTCAAAAGAAACCGAAGTTGCAAATAAcaaatattgataatatatgtAGTGTTCAACGTCAAATATGGAAATTGTTtagcaaattaaaaaagatagacaagttaaaattacataaaaagaatttaatgatcCCAATTTATTTTGCGGCGGATCACAATTTCCCATATTTTGTCGTAGATCCTGCAATAGAAGGAGACCTCATCACCGTGTGACAAATCAGTATCCCTGAGGAATTGATACCATGATTGTATAACATATCTGTTCATTCCATGAAGGACCTCAACATTCCACTGTAATGGAGGTCCAACTCTTCTAAGGATGGTCATGTGTTGACCGCAAGCATTTACATGTGGCATGACACAATTTGGAAGTCTCTGCATGGCagaaaaaataatgtcataTATAAGCAGCAATTTGTATAAGGAACTTGGAAGAGGTTCTTATGGTTACCAGCAGTCCCGGTGCACCAAGCATTGACTGTGTAATTTGAATTGTCCAAACATACTCTCTTGAGAACAAGAGTGGCCTCCCGCAGCTCTGGTGCTGTAGATCGGGGgtgaaaaaaatgtcaaaagtgTATTTGTTTTCCATTGCCAGGAATGTAATGGTCACAGATTCATAAATTGCCAAATCTTTTCTTAAGTGGTTTAGTCCATCGGCAAAGTAGACTTTGTTGTGATGCTGTCTAACTCTGAtataaaatgttgtttcaagATATCTCAAGCGGACAAAGCGAGGGTATACTTGCCATTGTTGGTGGTAAAAATAAGGCACATCTATGGTGTCCTGCAAAAACCATCGTCAGAAAAACAAAATCAGAATATAgcaatgaaaatgaaagaaaaaaagaagccaAGAAAAATGGGTAAATAAGATAACCGCATCATTGTGGAATGGTGCTGTGAACTGCAAGATTAAGGGTTGTGGGTTAACTGGATATTGAATCTGTAGTGACATACAGTGCAATAATTAAAACGAAGTATGTCACAGAAATATGTGGacaattaaaataagagaataaaattaatgagCCTGCAATGAGTAAAAGCAAATACGTGTTCAGTTAAGAAATTTAGATTTTGATGGACACACGGTACTGCGATAATGACATTAGAGTGGAATTCAGACTGAAGAATAAGAACAGAAAATTGCAGGTAAATGAAAGTCATATTTGGTGTATATTCAAATAAAGTTTAGTTAATTTACATATAACCTATATGAGTCGTTCAATCTAGGTCagccaaaaattataaaaaaaaaaaaacagaatgcTATGTGAATTTGATGATAGGGATCCTAACAGGAGTGCCTTACATTTAATCAGCATGCATGAGTGGAATATTGCGATTTTAATATCAACGAACACAAAAAACACCGCAAAAACAATAGTTTTATTGTGGTGTGTGGTAGTGAAAGGATAAGAAATCGAAATAAATAGTTGACACTCATAGTTTTCGTGGTTCATAGACAGAACAAAATAGTATAAGATGAAGAAAAGGTAAGCATGTACCGACAAAAGCCACAAGGTAACTCAGTTATTCGTTTTACACTTGCCTTGCTTTTAACAGATGCAAATGATGAGTCTAAAGTGGTGGTTGTGTCGGTTGATTGGGACGGTGAGTCTGAACTCATGGTTGTCTCGGTCTCGGTTGAGTGGGACGACGAGTGTTTTCTGTTGTTGGGTGGCAGTTCAGTGTTTTTTTTCCGTAACTTAATGGGTAACGAATGGGGCGTGGATGTAAAAGAAGATGAGTGGTCAGGAGAAGTGCGGGAGTCACAACGAATTTCGTGAAAAGATGTATAGTATGATGAATCGGGGAATGCGAAAGAACTGACAATTCACGTCGTCTGGTGGTGTAGGCAAGCcaagtgttttatttttgttaatatatgatgagtagtaggaaaaaaaaagtaaagacaaAAGTATACGTAAGTAATATTACTAAGAATAATAATGaccatgcattttttttgtatgtcagtaaaaaattaataaattacaatATGAATTGTTTTTGCATGTACATGTTTTTAATAGTTGTAAGTATTATTCCGGTTGTGTGTGAAATAAGTAGAGgttggtaaaaaataaaatatatttttatacatttaatatGGAGTAAGGCATATAATTGTAAACGAATTGAAAAGATGTACTGTATGAGTTTTACGGGAAAATAGCAGTGAACCATCCAAAAAAAGCCTTTCACATGCAATATTAaagtaacatatataaaatcattGGCCATGGTGTTCAGCACGAAAAAATTGTAAACAAAATATACCGCTCGTGACGCAAAAgtattacaaaaattatatgtattgTGACTGTGTAAGCAATTAATTTATGCAGCAGAAGTCTAAAATAGAAGCAATTGTTCGTACGACGCGATGGTTACGATCGCAGGTGCAGTCATCATTTGTGACGATCATTGTCAAAAAAACATACCCATGGTgaacaaataatgaaaaaaaaaacaaaagtgaacGGATCCTCAGTGTTTGGCATGGATACAGTCATGCCAATTGCGCTCTGCATTTCTAATCAACTCTCCCTTGCACTGGTTGTGTGTCCCTAACAGCACGATCATTGCCACCTTCATTCTGACGGCCTTTTCTTCTAGCTGCATTTATATGTCATAAAGTCCGACATTTACATTATGGACTACATGAAACGAAATATGGACATGGcgcatatgaaataaaattaaaattaacaaattcgAATAACATTTGCAATTCTTACCACTCCATACAAGAGACTGACAAATGACTCCTCCATTTGCATCCATTCAAGGACCCATAATGAGGATTTCTCACTACAATTAAGGAATAAACATTTTTTGTGTTTCATTATTTGTCAAGAATAACACTAATTTGTAGTCATTGTGTTATGTATTTAAAAGTCACCTGGATCCACAATTTGGGATTCCTCTGGCTTCCACAATATCCCAACAATCCATTCCATCAAAGCCAATAACAAATTCTTGTGTTGGAAACACAATTTCTAGAACACTGAGCATGACATTGGCctgtttatataattattgttacTCAATGATTATATAACAATATGTGATGGATCtgacacaaaaaaatttaaaaatatataaacaaaccATGATTTTAATGCTATCTTTGCGTTCATATGCGGTTTCACTTGTGAGGTCACAATCTAGATGATAAATTTTTCTGTCATTAATGTCTATGACCATGAGATACCAATGAGCTGAATTTTGAACAATCGTAAtgtaaatctaaaaaattaaatcaaataaaaaattgaaattaaataaatgtcgACCCTGTAACTATTTGTAGccagttatttaaattttgtataggTTAATCATCATATTCGTTACAAACATTACTTACCAGGTTCAAGTTGGAAAATGGAGGCATCCAATCCTTTCCATAATGTTGAATTAGAGTTTCCACTGGACTTCCATTAATGACGTCCACCTGTAATGATATTCAAATGGCAGTTTTTGGAAtgaattacaataattataaaaggttaattcatttttgtattttattcaaTAACTATATAAAGTATGGTATACCGCAAAGGCTGGTGGCATACACCAAACACTCCTGGTGCGGTAGAGTTGGCTGTAAGCAACCTTCAAAGCCATGAATAGTATTATCTGCAATGCATtgaataacaaatttaacaagTTCGAATGTTGTCATGTAAAAATTCTTGagggtttcctagactatcaattatagaaaaccaacaggatcttgaaatttatgattctcacaaacaatc from Glycine soja cultivar W05 chromosome 16, ASM419377v2, whole genome shotgun sequence harbors:
- the LOC114389229 gene encoding defensin Ec-AMP-D2-like, translated to MSRSVPLVSTIFVLLLLLVATEMMGPTMVAEARTCESQSHRFKGPCLSDTNCGSVCRTERFTGGHCRGFRRRCFCTKHC